Genomic segment of Arachis hypogaea cultivar Tifrunner chromosome 11, arahy.Tifrunner.gnm2.J5K5, whole genome shotgun sequence:
CGAAAACATAACCATGTATATATTTACCAATTCAACAAatatagaaggaaaaaaaaatctcTTCTGCTTATAATTAAGTCCAGGATTAGTGCATACCAAATTTTATAAGGTTGCGAGTGGAGATCCTGCGTTGGAGAAGTATGCTCCAAGATCTATATGCAAGTCATCGTACATGCTGACAAAAGGATGTCCCTGGAGTTTCAATCAGATATATTGTGTCAGGAAGATGATTGTGTGCATGGTAAAAGCTAAGAATCAAGATTTAGTCCTACCATAAGTTCCTGAGCTGTTAGTCTATCCTTCGGGTCTTTCTGTAAGCTAAACGAAGAGGAGATCGAAAAGGAAGATTAGAAGTCTCGTAAGAATCACACAATGACGAGAAATTTAAGAAAAAACTTTTACTATTGTTATTCATTTATAGACATTCTACAAAATTATAGGCTCCTCAAGCATCCAAGCTAATTTCATTACGACTTCTAAGAAAACACTAGTGTtatttaatgtcttattttattctcttttggcaTGTTACTTAAGTCAAAAGTATCACATACCATGCTGATATAAATGAGCAAAATTCTGCAGAAAAGTGTTCTGATGGAGCAGTAGGAGGAGGTTTATCTACAATGGTTTCAATAAGTTCGAAAATACTCTCCCATGTCTCACTTTGATCTGGTGGTGTGTATGGAAACCTCCCCATAGCACACTCGAGCAATATTAATCCCAAGCTCCATATATCACTTTTGTAGTTATAGCCACGCTGGCTACCGTTGATCCTCTCTGGCTGTAAAATTGGTAGAGCGGATGTTAAGTTCCATGCAACAGTTTACAACTTGGTGATCAGAGAAAAATGACAAATATATTGCATATAATACTTACAGACATATAGTTGAATGTGCCGATGAAAGTATTTGCTTGACCGGATGTACTTTCCATAATTGCACTCACACCAAAATCAGTAATCTTTACTTCACCTCTATGATTTATCAACAAATTAGAAGGTTTCAAGTCTCTGTGGATGATATGTTTTTCATGGTGAAGATACATTAATCCCTTTAGCacctacataaaaaataaaagaaatggacGCAGATTCGGGATTCAGAGAAAAGAATTTTGGGTGAAAAACTGAGGTATAGTTTCTGGCTTCCTCACCTGTTTACAGATGGCTGCAAGATTAGCTTCTGGAATTGTTTTGACTTTCTTCAGAAGATCCGCTAAGGACCCTCCATCCATGTACTCTAAGATGATTGATATAACACCATTGGCATAGAATGACTGGTAGCAGACAACAACATAAGGACATTGTGCTGATTGATTAATTTTCAGCTCTTGTGCTATCTGCTTTCGCATAGACTCCTCGATATTCATTTGAATTTCCTGTATTGAGAAGAAATCATGCACAAGTGATAATAGACCACAGTGGATAACAGCATTAAGGAAGAAGTTAGTTCATCAGTTCAATTACTttgtaaaaat
This window contains:
- the LOC112723664 gene encoding mitogen-activated protein kinase kinase SIPKK → MRKGLLGPSLKLSVPASSDQASFSKFLTESGTFKDGDLLVNRDGVRIVSQSEVEPPPPNPIMPIDNQLSLADIDTIKVVGKGTGGVVQLVQHKWTNQFFALKEIQMNIEESMRKQIAQELKINQSAQCPYVVVCYQSFYANGVISIILEYMDGGSLADLLKKVKTIPEANLAAICKQVLKGLMYLHHEKHIIHRDLKPSNLLINHRGEVKITDFGVSAIMESTSGQANTFIGTFNYMSPERINGSQRGYNYKSDIWSLGLILLECAMGRFPYTPPDQSETWESIFELIETIVDKPPPTAPSEHFSAEFCSFISACLQKDPKDRLTAQELMGHPFVSMYDDLHIDLGAYFSNAGSPLATL